The following coding sequences are from one Salmo trutta chromosome 36, fSalTru1.1, whole genome shotgun sequence window:
- the psmb2 gene encoding proteasome subunit beta type-2 — MEYLIGIQGQDFVLVAADNIAANSIIQMKQDQDKMFKLSDKILLLCVGEAGDTVQFAEYIQKNIQLYKMRNGYELSPKAAANFTRKNLADYLRSRTPYHVNLLLAGFDETDGPGLYYMDHLSALAKAPFAAHGYGAYLTLSILDRYYRPDLTRDEAVGLLKKCVEELNKRFILNLPSFSVRLIDTEGIHDLEKLMPVGAKFVARAPSS, encoded by the exons ATGGAATATTTGATCGGGATTCAGGGACAAGACTTTGTCCTGGTTGCTGCTGATAATATTGCCGCCAACAGCATCATTCAGATGAAACAGG ACCAAGACAAGATGTTCAAGCTGAGTGACAAGATTCTATTGCTATGTGTGGGAGAGGCAGGTGACACAGTGCAGTTTGCAGAGTACATCCAGAAGAATATTCAGCTCTACAAAATGAGAAACG GTTATGAACTCAGTCCAAAAGCGGCAGCCAACTTCACACGCAAGAACCTTGCAGACTACCTTCGAAGCAGG aCTCCGTACCATGTGAACCTGTTGCTGGCTGGGTTTGATGAGACGGATGGCCCGGGGCTCTACTACATGGACCACCTCTCTGCTCTGGCCAAGGCCCCCTTCGCTGCCCACGGCTACGGAGCCTACCTCACCCTGTCTATCCTCGACCGTTACTACAGACCAG ATCTGACTCGCGATGAAGCCGTGGGCCTCCTGAAGAAGTGCGTTGAGGAG ctgaACAAGCGCTTCATCCTCAACCTGCCCTCCTTCAGCGTCCGTTTGATTGACACGGAAGGCATCCATGACTTGGAGAAGCTTATGCCCGTGGGTGCCAAGTTCGTTGCTCGGGCGCCAAGTTCCTAA